The Ooceraea biroi isolate clonal line C1 chromosome 1, Obir_v5.4, whole genome shotgun sequence genome has a window encoding:
- the LOC105284777 gene encoding dehydrodolichyl diphosphate synthase complex subunit NUS1, with protein MYILLRTMLTLAHFFHILYTAILYIGTAVLRKCTDIWYTITASTTKELDVLVATFAKTKKIPKHLVIVLGLCDDLVLDCVRIIGWCITLDIPYISFFDRNGFLQKNETYLKEELARKRPDLVEHIAWHSHTKAPSQNGIVTGSRSKINVSLLSKIDGKRKIVTLTQSLAKAVSSGNLDPEEITDQLISEKLQIKGMPDPDLALIYGSTCSTYGLLPWHTRTTEFLMLPLSVNVSLKDISVKDFTHLLEIYSKCVQRYGK; from the exons ATGTACATACTATTACGTACAATGTTAACGCTCGCGCATTTCTTTCACATTCTGTACACCGCGATCCTCTACATTGGTACTGCGGTGCTCCGTAAGTGCACGGATATTTGGTACACCATCACCGCGAGTACAACGAAGGAGCTCGATGTGCTCGTTGCCACATTCGCGAAAACCAAGAAGATCCCCAAGCACCTGGTGATCGTGCTTGGACTGTGCGACGACTTGGTTCTGGATTGTGTGCGTATAATTGGATGGTGCATTACACTTGATATACCTTACATCAGCTTCTTTGACCGTAATG GTTTCTTGCAGAAAAATGAAACCTATCTTAAAGAGGAGTTGGCAAGAAAACGGCCTGATCTAGTAGAACATATTGCTTGGCATTCACACACGAAAGCACCTAGTCAAAATGGAATAGTAACCG GCAGCAGGTCGAAAATAAATGTATCGTTACTATCCAAAATAGACGGTAAGAGAAAAATAGTGACATTAACGCAATCATTGGCGAAAGCCGTGTCGTCGGGAAACCTTGATCCAGAAGAGATCACGGACCAACTAATCAGCGAAAAGTTACAAATAAAGGGGATGCCCGATCCCGATCTCGCTTTAATATACGGTTCCACTTGTTCCACGTATGGTCTGCTACCATGGCACACGAGAACGACAGAATTTTT aatGCTGCCGCTGTCCGTCAATGTTTCATTGAAAGATATTTCAGTGAAAGATTTCACGCAtctattagaaatatatagcAAATGTGTACAACGGTACGGAAAATGA
- the LOC105284772 gene encoding brahma-associated protein of 60 kDa isoform X2 — MAQRFPVPNAGSNGPPPQRYPPSSVPPNLRQYSGPNFPMQQRSGFTPPPQMGNAGPGPGGIMRPNQPYTTMRQGPMPTPPVGKRSADQRIPMSQQKPDFSHSTSKKKKKLADKILPQKVRDLVPESQAYMDLLAFERKLDATIMRKRLDIQEALKRPMKQKRKLRIFISNTFYPAKEAGEGEEGSVASWELRVEGRLLDDTKNDPNKVKRKFSSFFKSLVIELDKDLYGPDNHLVEWHRTLTTQETDGFQVKRPGDKNVRCTILLLLDYQPLQFKLDPRLARLLGVHTQTRPVIISALWQYIKTHKLQDSHEREFINCDKYLDQIFGCPRMKFAEIPQRLNPLLHPPDPIVINHVISVEGTETKQTACYDIDVEVDDTLKTQMNNFLLSTASQQEIQSLDNKIHETVETINQLKTNREFFLSFAKDPQQFINKWIISQTRDLKTMTDVVGNPEEERRAEFYYQPWAQEAVCRYFYTKVQQKRAELEQALGIRNS; from the exons ATGGCACAGAGATTTCCTGTACCAAATGCAGGAAGCAATGGACCACCTCCTCAACGATATCCACCGTCATCGGTACCACCAAATTTACGGCAGTACTCTGGACCGAATTTCCCA ATGCAGCAGAGATCTGGATTCACTCCGCCGCCACAAATGGGTAATGCAGGTCCTGGTCCTGGAGGGATCATGAGACCAAACCAACCTTATACAACTATGCGTCAAGGTCCAATGCCTACACCACCAGTTGGGAAAAGAAGCGCAGATCAGAGAATTCCTATGTCACAGCAAAAACC TGATTTTTCACATTCCAcatcaaagaaaaagaagaaattggcAGACAAAATACTACCTCAGAAAGTTCGTGACCTGGTGCCGGAGTCGCAAGCTTACATGGACTTGCTCGCGTTTGAGCGGAAACTGGACGCGACTATAATGCGAAAACGTCTCGATATTCAAGAAGCTCTGAAGCGACCGATGAAACAAAAACGGAAACTGCGCATTTTCATATCAAACACGTTCTACCCAGCTAAAGAGGCGGGCGAAGGGGAAGAGGGTTCCGTAGCATCCTGGGAGCTCAGAGTCGAAGGACGACTTTTAGATGACACTAAAAATGATCCCAATAAG GTGAAACGAAAGTTTTCGTCTTTCTTCAAAAGCTTAGTAATCGAGTTGGACAAAGATCTGTATGGACCTGACAATCATTTGGTCGAATGGCATCGTACATTGACCACTCAAGAAACTGATGGATTCCAAGTTAAACGGCCGGGAGACAAGAATGTTCGTTGTAccattcttcttctccttgaTTATCAACCATTGCAG TTCAAATTGGATCCGAGATTAGCGCGGTTATTGGGCGTGCATACCCAAACGCGGCCTGTCATTATATCTGCGCTGTGGCAATACATAAAGACGCACAAGCTCCAAGACAGTCACGAGAGAGAATTCATCAACTGCGACAAGTACTTGGACCAGATATTTGGCTGTCCGCGAATGAAATTCGCCGAAATACCGCAACGATTGAATCCATTACTGCATCCGCCAGATCCTATCGTGATAAATCACGTTATAAGTGTAGAAG GCACGGAAACTAAGCAGACCGCGTGCTACGACATCGACGTGGAAGTCGATGATACACTGAAGACGCAAATGAACAACTTCCTCCTGTCAACCGCGAGCCAGCAGGAGATTCAGAGTCTGGACAACAAGATTCACGAGACCGTCGAAACGATTAATCAGCTGAAGACCAATCGCGAGTTTTTCCTAAGTTTCGCCAAGGATCCGCAGCAGTTCATTAACAAGTGGATAATTTCGCAGACGCGGGATTTGAAGACGATGACGGACGTCGTCGGCAATccggaggaggagaggagggcggaattttattatcagcCGTGGGCGCAAGAGGCCGTGTGCCGTTACTTTTACACGAAAGTGCAGCAGAAGCGAGCGGAGTTGGAGCAGGCATTGGGCATCAGGAACTCGTAA
- the LOC105284772 gene encoding brahma-associated protein of 60 kDa isoform X1 encodes MAQRFPVPNAGSNGPPPQRYPPSSVPPNLRQYSGPNFPMQQRSGFTPPPQMGNAGPGPGGIMRPNQPYTTMRQGPMPTPPVGKRSADQRIPMSQQKPYFWNSDFSHSTSKKKKKLADKILPQKVRDLVPESQAYMDLLAFERKLDATIMRKRLDIQEALKRPMKQKRKLRIFISNTFYPAKEAGEGEEGSVASWELRVEGRLLDDTKNDPNKVKRKFSSFFKSLVIELDKDLYGPDNHLVEWHRTLTTQETDGFQVKRPGDKNVRCTILLLLDYQPLQFKLDPRLARLLGVHTQTRPVIISALWQYIKTHKLQDSHEREFINCDKYLDQIFGCPRMKFAEIPQRLNPLLHPPDPIVINHVISVEGTETKQTACYDIDVEVDDTLKTQMNNFLLSTASQQEIQSLDNKIHETVETINQLKTNREFFLSFAKDPQQFINKWIISQTRDLKTMTDVVGNPEEERRAEFYYQPWAQEAVCRYFYTKVQQKRAELEQALGIRNS; translated from the exons ATGGCACAGAGATTTCCTGTACCAAATGCAGGAAGCAATGGACCACCTCCTCAACGATATCCACCGTCATCGGTACCACCAAATTTACGGCAGTACTCTGGACCGAATTTCCCA ATGCAGCAGAGATCTGGATTCACTCCGCCGCCACAAATGGGTAATGCAGGTCCTGGTCCTGGAGGGATCATGAGACCAAACCAACCTTATACAACTATGCGTCAAGGTCCAATGCCTACACCACCAGTTGGGAAAAGAAGCGCAGATCAGAGAATTCCTATGTCACAGCAAAAACC GTATTTTTGGAACAGTGATTTTTCACATTCCAcatcaaagaaaaagaagaaattggcAGACAAAATACTACCTCAGAAAGTTCGTGACCTGGTGCCGGAGTCGCAAGCTTACATGGACTTGCTCGCGTTTGAGCGGAAACTGGACGCGACTATAATGCGAAAACGTCTCGATATTCAAGAAGCTCTGAAGCGACCGATGAAACAAAAACGGAAACTGCGCATTTTCATATCAAACACGTTCTACCCAGCTAAAGAGGCGGGCGAAGGGGAAGAGGGTTCCGTAGCATCCTGGGAGCTCAGAGTCGAAGGACGACTTTTAGATGACACTAAAAATGATCCCAATAAG GTGAAACGAAAGTTTTCGTCTTTCTTCAAAAGCTTAGTAATCGAGTTGGACAAAGATCTGTATGGACCTGACAATCATTTGGTCGAATGGCATCGTACATTGACCACTCAAGAAACTGATGGATTCCAAGTTAAACGGCCGGGAGACAAGAATGTTCGTTGTAccattcttcttctccttgaTTATCAACCATTGCAG TTCAAATTGGATCCGAGATTAGCGCGGTTATTGGGCGTGCATACCCAAACGCGGCCTGTCATTATATCTGCGCTGTGGCAATACATAAAGACGCACAAGCTCCAAGACAGTCACGAGAGAGAATTCATCAACTGCGACAAGTACTTGGACCAGATATTTGGCTGTCCGCGAATGAAATTCGCCGAAATACCGCAACGATTGAATCCATTACTGCATCCGCCAGATCCTATCGTGATAAATCACGTTATAAGTGTAGAAG GCACGGAAACTAAGCAGACCGCGTGCTACGACATCGACGTGGAAGTCGATGATACACTGAAGACGCAAATGAACAACTTCCTCCTGTCAACCGCGAGCCAGCAGGAGATTCAGAGTCTGGACAACAAGATTCACGAGACCGTCGAAACGATTAATCAGCTGAAGACCAATCGCGAGTTTTTCCTAAGTTTCGCCAAGGATCCGCAGCAGTTCATTAACAAGTGGATAATTTCGCAGACGCGGGATTTGAAGACGATGACGGACGTCGTCGGCAATccggaggaggagaggagggcggaattttattatcagcCGTGGGCGCAAGAGGCCGTGTGCCGTTACTTTTACACGAAAGTGCAGCAGAAGCGAGCGGAGTTGGAGCAGGCATTGGGCATCAGGAACTCGTAA